GGCGCGCGCGCGGAGAAGCGGGCCCGGAGACCGCCAAGCCTCGCCAGCATGAAGGAGACGCCGCTGTCCAACTGCGAGCGGCGCTTCCTGCTGCGCGCCATCGAGGAGAGGAAGGTACGAGAGAGAAATCCCCCCCCCACTCGGCGGCGGCGCCGCCACCGGccaagcccccccctccccttccctcccatggGCGCTCGGGGCCCGATGCTGCGCCCGCCCCGCGCAGCTGGTGACTCTGCTCTCGGCTCCGCAGCGCTTGGACGGGCGGCAGAGCTACGACTACAGGAACGTGCGCGTCTCCTTCGGCGCCGACTACGGCTGCTGTGTCGtggagctgggcaggaccaggtACCGCGGGGAAACCCCGCCCCGTGCGCCCGGCGCAGGGCTCCCATGACGCTCGCGCACGCGGTGCGGGGCCgccacagcctgggggaggcgACAGCgatgaatggggggagggggggagagaggagaacaaATTGAGATCGGTCTCCCTGGAGGTGTCCGAAGCTACCGCGTCGGAAGCGGCAGATGAGCCAGTCACGTGCATGTAGACCTGACCTTGGCTAGTGGCAACTCATTAATCCCTCCGGCCCGACATCTCGAATTAAGCAAATTTGCAGCACCTGTGCGAAGTAGGTGGTAGCTCTATGGTATAGACTGGAGGAGCTGAAGTAATCATAAGCGATGTTTCCCTTAatcttttcccatccatgtgtggaataaattatgTTATGCACACTGAGGCATGTTTGAATGAGCACCACCGGTAGGAGGAAAAAACTAGTTGTAGGCATTCTTCCAATCAGCCAGAAGGcctttaaatctctcctgagcaagccacacaagcacacagcttacactGGACACAAGTAAATTGTTGGCACTCACACAGCAGTAGAATTGATAATAAAGCCGAGGAATTTGAGTGTCCAGTGTGTGCTCTTCACATCTAGCTCTTGCTTGTTCCCTATTAGTGACTAGCATTTTAGCTGTATGGCCAAGGCTTACATAAGCAGTAATAAATTGGAGCCATGCAGTAAAATTCAGGTGCAAGTTGTTtcaatattaaatttaattaaatattatttttgttatcTATACTAAAGTATTTTGTTATCTATACTAAAGGGTttgtgtggggggcggggttcTTTTGCAGAGTCCTTGGACAAGTTTCATGTGAACTTGTTTCTCCAAAGCTAAATCGAGCTACAGAGGGTATACTTTTCTTCAATCTTGAGCTCTCTCCAATGGCTTCACCATCTTTTGAGCCTGGCAGGTATGTGCCCTTTCCATAGTGACAACAGACAAGGATGGCATAAGGAAAGCTATTCAGTGTCATATTTATCAGGATTATTATAACTCACAACTGATATGTAACCAATCTCTTGTTTGTTTTTCTAGGCAATCTGAGCTTTTGGTGAAACTGAATCGACTATTAGAAAGATGCCTCAGAAACTCAAAATGTATAGACACTGAATCTCTCTGTGTTGTTGCTGGTGTAAAGGTGTGAAAAACACTAATAAAATCAAAAGATCTTTAATACTAGAGGACTAATATATTGCATGTAGCGGTCAATCTGTCTTTGAGGACCAAaaattctgattttattttaaaagactaTGGTTTCAGCTGTGCAAACATAGATATGTGTCTAACTTTAAAGATTGTACATAGTAGATTAAAAGTCAGTGGgactgttgggatatgtaaaaatgaATAGGGATCGGGGTGTGGGGGGGTAGATACAATAGTGATAGGGGTTCTAGCCAGAGCAAGCATTTTGGCTTTTTGtgtatatttttttcccttttgtcctTGAAGCCTAGGGAGATAGTTGCACTGAATAccgttttctttgttttgtctttaCACTTGCTCTGTAAAAATACTTGAAGGGTCAGagcacttcccccctccctgtaAGCTGCTAATTAAGACAGTATGTAATGCTAATTTAATtaaaaaccagtaaacaacaaaCAGAGGTTGGCataattgtattcatcacctgcttattaatattcattgtatggaAGTTAACTTTGCTAAATAAGAGTTTATAAAAAGTAGTAATAAATGTGAGAATTAACATACCAAAATAGATAAACGAGTGTAACTGGTGCCAAATCATTGCCACTTGGAAAATTTTGTTGGGGGTCCAAAGTAAACATGCGTAAGCAATACAAAGGTCCCTTTAacccatccgctcctgggtcACCTATTTTCTCGAACAGGTACTATATACATGCTAAAGCTAATTACTTGCATGAAATCatatttcaattttaatttatCGCAATCAGTATTGAAAGTAGATACTATTTCTCTTCAGATATGTTTTATCCTAATTTTTTGATGATCAAGAAATAAATTTATACTTCCATTCAACATGAATagtaaaaagttattttgaaaaggtGTTGGAAAATCAATACAAGTTACCAGTCATACAACAGTTTCATGAATTGTCACCTATTTTTTATAATTTAGGTGTGGCAAATTCGTGTGGACCTGCATTTGTTGAATCACGATGGAAACATTATTGATGCTGCAAGTATAGCAGCAATAGTGGCTTTATGTCACTTCCGTAGACCAGATGTATCTGTGCAAGGAGAGGAAGTAACGTTGGTGAGTAGGATAAAAGGAAAGCAGTGGTATTGTTGAAGTTAAAACATCATTCATGATAGCTTCTGTATATAAAATGGATCTTTGTCAATAAAGACAAATTAAATCTTAGGGGAAGAGCTACTTAAAACAGTTCTTGGTTTTCAGTTTGAGAGATCGTAACTATTTAAACATTAAATAAGGAAGACAATTTTATAGCACTCTTTTGTATTTCTCAATCAAACTGGAAACGCTCCATTGGCTCTATGGTGGATGCAGTATAGTTACCTACATAGGTAATAttttggaaaacattttaaaaagagcaaGAATCAAGTTTTGATGAATTTTTAGGACTAAGCTTTTTTTTACTCTATCTTTTTAGAATGCCTAATTTCTTTAGTACTACCTTTTAAACTTATACAGTATATGGAATTAAATAAGTAACAAATTGCCACCATGATTATATTTTTAGTATACCCCTGAAGAACGTGATCCTGTCCCTTTGAGCATCCATCACATGCCTATCTGTGTCAGTTTTGCATTCTTCCAGCAAGGGTAAGTTTCTATTATGGTACTGACTTCAGATCATCTACCAGTTTCTGCAGAATTGGAATAAATATGTAAAGTTTCCATAAATAGCAGTGCCAACAAAATGCACACTTCTGAAACTAGTCTCCATGGGTATACTCATCCTCAAAACTGAGAAACTTGTTTCAGTGTAATTTGTCTTCTGCTCTTAAAGTTTCGGGCAAGCAGGTTAGCCTTAATTTACTGTGTCCTGTTCAATGATCATTTCAGGACCTATTTGTTGGTTGACCCCAGTGAACGAGAAGAACGTGTAATGGATGGCCTCCTAGTCATTGCCATGAATAAACATCGTGAGATTTGTACTATCCAGTCCAGTGGCGGGATTATGCTGTTAAAAGAGCAGGTAAATGGCAGTTTTTTGACTAATTGTTTTCTCTGATACAAACTTCTTAATATATTGTAATATTTATATTGAAGCACTTAGTATTTTGGTGTGGTAAAGCAAAGGTATCTCTAATTCCATTGGCAACTGGATAGGAAACATAAACATTAAAGTACTTTGGAGGGATGGTCTGTATCTCCAAATATTTACTGTCATACTCTGTACTTCTTGAATGGAGTTTACAGTAGTTGACAGAACAATCCATTAGCGTCTCTaagtgatatttttaaaagattttctaaAAATGAGCTTTATTTTTTTACTATAACAAATAAATTAAAGGTGCCAGGCTCCAATACTTGTCAGTTGGTATTTGTGTTGCAATTAGTCTTGAAATGTTTAACcctgtaaactttttttttttcttatggctAATAATATTGGAAATCTTTTGCATTCTTAAGATGATACATAGCTTCATTTGTAACTACTAATAAATTGGATAGTTTGAATATAGACCAGCATATACAATATATACTATACTGACAGACTGCACTCAAGTTAAACACAATACTAACTAAACATAAAGCATTCTGTTTCCTCTATCAAACAAGTTGTAAGCTATAAAGGTTTGTGAGGAACCTtctatttgaactttctgattgAGACATCATTCAATGGGCATTAGTATCTAGCACTACAAAAAATAGTACATGTTTTCACTTTAAGTACAaagttacatttattttaattgcatGATAATAAACTGTTGTTCACTACAAACAGGTTCTGAGATGCAGTAAAATAACTGGTGTTAAagtagcagagatcacagaactaATTCAAAAGGCCTTGGAGAATGACCGGAAAGTTAGGTGAGGTTGTTAAAATGCAACATGTTGGAAGTTAATACTAACCTTTTGTGGGGTTAGGTTATTCATGTACTGTTTTTCCTGCTTTGAGGGGGTCAGTGAAGGAGAAGCTGTACAGCTAATTGATTTTCAGTAAATGGTGAACTaatacaggtttaacctctctcAACTAtaactccctggtctggtggaccatggatgttgctggactagagagacaTGGTGGAGGACCAGAGGCAAGAACACTGTGGAGACTGGGAACCCAGCTAGGGTAGCTGCACGGAggctagcagctgggagccctgctgtggAAGTCTGGCTGAGCTGGTGGCAGGGTGGCCAGAATGCCAGCAGTCTGCTGTGGTGGGGCCAGGAACCCTGGTGGCAGGACCACAGTGCTGCTCTGGTAGAGCTGGCTGGGTTGAGAACCCCAATGGCTGAGCAGCAATCTGCTGCAGAGGGAAAAAGGGAGCGGGTAGGCATCTTGGCAGTGGGACTGCAGGCTGGCTGGGCTGGTGCTGCTgcggcagggctggtggggccaggagccccagcagcaggattGTGGGCTGCCCTGGGAGGGCAGCAAGGCTGGTTACATGTGGGAAGCCTGCCaggaggccaggccaggagtACAGTCAGGCAttgggcggcggggcggggcgcagaaatgacctcccctggtccagcaaaataccttcaggtcctgagggtactggaccagggagatccaacccaTAGTTTGATTAGACTCAACTAATAGTTCTATTTTCTGGAAAGAGATGATTGTATTGACAGCCTCAAACCAATAGTATTCTGTGTGGGATTCAAAATAACTACCTTGGGGGAGAGAGAACCTTGAGAGGAGAGAATAAAACTGGAAAAATAAAAGCTTAATTATCTAAATATGTCATAAACAAAACAGTGACATtcagaaaaatgctatttttggaTAACTAAGGGAAACTTGGGCCTTCTCAGTTCAATACCATCTCTGTTCAGAAACAAATTTGCTGTAATTGTTCCATTTCACAGTTTAATCAGCTAACCTATTTTTTTAGTGTAGTTGTAAATCACATCTCTTTATATAGCTACtctttaatttgatttttaaaatatgaaatggcTTGAAATATAATTTTGTGTTTAATATATAGGAAAGAAGGTGGAAAGTTTGGCTTTGCAGAGTCTATACCAAATCAAAAGATTTCAGCCTTTAAAATGGAAAGAGCTCCTGTTGATACTGATGATGTGGAAGAGCAAGCTGAAGAAATCATCACCAAGGCTGATCCTCCTTTAGATGTGTATCTTTTCTACTGTGAGCAGACAGTGGTATTTCACTGTTAAAGTTTTTGAATCACAAGTACCTCTTGAGTTTTCTGGCTTTTATGCTACGTTATGATGATctggattttgttttatttataaaattatGTATCTGGATAGAAGAATTCATAGAAAAGCatgttgattagcagagtgtaaATTATCTCCTTTTTCCATTACTCCCCTAATGCCTCTGAATCTTTCAAGTGCAACTTCATGTGAAGTTAATTTCTATTTCACAGATACAGAAGAAGGGTATCACTCAGCATCAATGTGATCCCCTTCGAGGGGATATTACTTTCGCAGCACAGGCAGCAAAAGAGGAACCCAGCTAGCCTCTTCATGGCAATTTGGGCTATGAAGGTGATCAGTTCTCATTCATTATGCATAGATTAGGCATTTTTACTTTGTTCAGCCATTCACAAGACCAGAGTTGCCATTTAGCTCAAATGAATTTCCTATATCACATGCTCAGTTCAGCCCTTGGAACTCACCAATATACATAAATAATCTGGTATTTAAATTTGCCAAATAATTTCTCTTCCAACATGCTGTACAGTGAGAATACAAATAAGAATTCTGGTAATTCCTGGATTTTACTTAACTAGCTCAGTTTTGCCGAACCAATACTGCGGCTGCCTGGGACAGCCCAAATTGGAGAGGGGATAGAGAATTCCTGGGGCGATCTTGAAGAAtctgagagggaggaggaagaagaaagtaACAGTGATGATGTTACTGCCTCAGAAGATCAGAAAATGGAAGTGGAAGAGATAAATGTCGTGAGTGAAACTAAGAAGGGTTAGTATTTGCTTTAAATGGAATGTTACTGAAAATACTTTGCATGTATTTATTCTGGTTTTTGAGAGTATCTTAGCTCTTTGGCAGTAAGAAAGGGAAAACATCAGCATTATGCCTTAAATCTGCCGAACTAAATATCCAGCCTCAGAACGACTTGACAGCAGGAGGGAGTGGTATTGCAGAGGAAAGGGAAATGCCATACTTCGGATCAGTGGGTAACAAAGCAAGGTAGTTTTAGGGAAAAGACCTGCACTTTATTTTGTGCCTGTTTCCATTATGTCAAGGTCTAATCAAAGCAAAATACTAAACAAAccaatgaaaacattcttggtgCTCTGTCCTATAgttactacagtaaacttccaataatccagcacctttaggacccaaggggtgccggtttatcagatatgccagactattggaaggggggggggctatgaggggtctggggtggggggagggatgccaCCTCAGACCCTCCTTCccatagtctggctctgccccaggcatccctgattcagctgctgctggtcagtttcagcagcggctgaaatcAAGGACACCTGGGGccgagcagctagggtgctgctgtgttggtcccgcagtgctgaggagccaactcggcagcaccccagctgctctgccccaggagtccccaagtcagtcgctactgaaactgatcagtggctgatgctggtcagtttcagcagcggctgaattggggaagctgggtgcagagcagctccaattgtttggcagctggagcacttccgggttcctgatggtgccggaccatcaggagtgacagagcattggatgctggaccaatggactTTTACTGTATTTAGAAATGTGGCAGAGGCGGCAGGATCCTAAATCAAACTTTGCCACGCTATAAGTGTGTTCTGTTTAGAATACCTAAGTAAAGTATcagttttaaaattattatacTCAAAGGGTGATTGCAGTGAGCTGCACACTAGTTACAAAAATGTCACCCTGCTTTTAAAACTTCTCTAGGCATATGGTAAtatttcatacagatttctgagAGTGTAATATAATGCTTTGGTAATATAACAGTTTTCTCTTGTTTGTAAGATGATCCAATTGTACTCTCTGACAGTGAAGAGGAGGGAGTTGTCATTCTGGAACCAGAGAAGACATCAAAGAAAACACGGTAATTACAAAGGTGTAGTTTAAAGGGGAAGAAATCTTTAAAACTGCATAGTGTTATTGAGACAAGGAATGTCCTCAAGTGTAGTATATTTCCTTGTGCCTACGCTTGTCAAGAATACATTCCTCCTAGTACATccgttcccaaactggggtgtgtgaagaaattccaggagggggGTGCAAGGCAGCCCAGCCCCATTATGTTTTGCTGCCCTGATtagcttctctctccccccccccccccccaagatttgctgttggtgggggggggtgcatgagggtttttcaaaaatcaaaacggGGGCATGatcctgaaaagtttgggaaccactgtcctaatACAAGTACTCAGATAATTAAGTCCCTAGTTTGTCCTGGATTATGTTGGAGAGTCTTTGGGCagtgtatttatttgtattatggtagtgcATGTGAGCCCTTATGAGCGAGAACCCCATTACTCTAGCACAAaccaaataaaaagacatttgccCTGAATCAGCAGATCCAATCTATCTCCCTGTCCCCTTGTGCATAGAGGGTACAATGAAAGCAGCCAGGGTTTGGGCTGATCGGTACTTCAAAGCAGTGCCCATGGAAGTGCCCCTACTGGTGAAATTTAGAGGATATTTGGGTGCTCTGACTTATCCCACTGTAGCAAAAAGGAGGATTACAACTACCTACTCTACTGCACAGGGGTGCTGCACTAGATTCTGCCTAGTGAATAGGATATAGTCCATATTTCCTAACTCTACCCACTAATGTAATAGGAGCCTGTGTTGTTTTACACTTTAGGTTTATTCCCTTCTTTACCTTAATAGTTTCATGGATCTGATAGTAGGCTACCTTTTCAGAAGACTGACTAGTTTTGTTAAATGTGAACTTGTGACATTGAAGCTATTTTCAATTTGGATGGGTGTttctttaaaccctgttacaaTTAAAACAGGATAGCATTGTGGTAGCTTGGTCATGTATAGAGCTGAGATCTTAAACCTGTAAGGTGGGATGGTAGTTAAGGAACATAAGTCTAGCCCCTCAGTGATTTATTAACCTGCCTCATTTTAGGTTAAAATATTGTTTCTTCACAGAACTCACACCAATGCCAAACAGGAAAATTCCTCAAGTAAGAAAGCatttaacaaaaaaagaaaaaagaagagagcTACACGTTAGTTGTCATGTTTGTCAATTGTATAGATATTGAAATGAGATACTGTATATTAAGGTACTGAATGTATTTTTGTAGATCAATTTTGCTTTTCCTTCACCCATTTCTGAAATTCAGGGGGTTGTGTATATTTTATATAATGTATATTTCAATAAATGAAACATTTAGAAGTGCCAGCATTTAAGTAGAAAAACAATGAAAGTAAACTTGAATTGTTGCATGTATTACTGAATTATAGTACATTTGTAAGTACTACTAATTCCATCAATTAAAGTTAAAAAGCTTTGAGAAACTACTGTAAGTATTAAGGGTCTGGAGTGGCAGAGTTTGATTCCTATTAAATCTACGCATAGGCTTTATCCCCTAGTTTATATAAATAGAATTACTGGAAGAATATGCCTGCTGGAGCTAAAAGTGCAGTGTCTAGTTCATTAAGAACATGATTtaaacaactaaaaaaaaaaaagacagcccaTAGTATTTgctaatattttattaaactactATCAGTTTAACCATGTTTTGTAAAAAATTAAATACTACCGTCTGAAGAAACCTATCCTATAACACCCAGGACAAAAGTAAGAAGTATAGGAAAGGATCTGTACTGTAACAGAAGACAAAACTAATCTCAACTGCTTTGCTAGATAGCATAAGAAGAGGGTGAAATAGACATGGAAATACATACAAGAATAGAAATACAGCAAAAATGAGACTTCAATTTTGCTCCAATAACTTTAAAACGTAGGTAAAAAAAGcagttctctcctctcctccccgccccatatCTCAAtgaaccatttttttaaaaaggaaaaacctGCAATGGGGTTCTAGTTCTGGGCAAAACTCACTTGTCTGTACAAGATGCTTGTGCTTCAGCAAAAGGTTTAGCTTACTGGTGCAGCTTTGTGAATTCTAGCTTAATTAAGGGACAGGAAATGTGGAAATTATTGGGCTTtaaaggagaagggggaagaaagatGCAGTGAACAAAGCTGTGCTTTCCAACCATACAGGCTCCAAATCAAGTTTTACAAGAGGATTAGAATATCTATTCACCTAAGCAGAGTTGTCACAACAATAACACTGAAatggaggggaacagagcagttCAGTTGCCATTAAAAACAGTATAATAGGAAGCATGCACTCATGTTTGTCTTTTTAAAGGCTACATTTATTCTACCCCTAATGTGCAAAAAATTAGAGGGGGACTGCTTACCTATATATGCATATATTGTATAAAAATCTAGCCTCTTTAAAGAGGTATAATTTTTCAATCCAAGAGTGAAAATGGTAGTATGTCTTACAGAAGAATGTTAAGAAAACCAAGGCATTAGTTCAGTCACACAAGAACCCTGACCCACTCTCTGCAAGCATGTTTGAGCTTTTCAAAAACAGCACATGAAAGTGAAGACTGGTGATCATAGTCATTAAGATGCATGCTGCTGGAACATCATAGCATGTACCAACTCCCACCACTGAAAAGAATGACTTTTCCAAGCTGATATAGTTTGAATCTGTTAAAACCCCCCTTTCCATAGATTCAAGAGAAGCATGGACAAGCCTGGTGCCAATCATAGCACCAAGCTTTCCCTCCACTCCTAGTACTTATTTACCTATACTACTCTTCATGCTCCCCCCTTAACCTGGTGGTTTAGGGAAGCCTTAGAGCAGGTACCTAATGAAAAGCCTGCTTAGAATTtaagagaacagtttttcttggtaTAAAGTAGTTAATTCCCTGTTTAAATAAAATAGTAATGAGCAAGTGAACAGTGTGTTAAAATGACCAATAGGCTGTTAGTTGTGGATTTGATGCCAGAGTTAAACTATAGCTGTAAATAAGATACAATGCTAGGTTCAGAAAGGAATTTGCTTTGACATGTGAGCTAGCTTGACCAGGAAGATACATTTCCTGATGATGTGCAAAGTTTGGAAACAGACTAGTAGTCAAACTGGGACTGCTTTTTCCTCC
Above is a window of Pelodiscus sinensis isolate JC-2024 chromosome 5, ASM4963464v1, whole genome shotgun sequence DNA encoding:
- the EXOSC9 gene encoding exosome complex component RRP45, producing MKETPLSNCERRFLLRAIEERKRLDGRQSYDYRNVRVSFGADYGCCVVELGRTRVLGQVSCELVSPKLNRATEGILFFNLELSPMASPSFEPGRQSELLVKLNRLLERCLRNSKCIDTESLCVVAGVKVWQIRVDLHLLNHDGNIIDAASIAAIVALCHFRRPDVSVQGEEVTLYTPEERDPVPLSIHHMPICVSFAFFQQGTYLLVDPSEREERVMDGLLVIAMNKHREICTIQSSGGIMLLKEQVLRCSKITGVKVAEITELIQKALENDRKVRKEGGKFGFAESIPNQKISAFKMERAPVDTDDVEEQAEEIITKADPPLDVFAEPILRLPGTAQIGEGIENSWGDLEESEREEEEESNSDDVTASEDQKMEVEEINVVSETKKDDPIVLSDSEEEGVVILEPEKTSKKTRTHTNAKQENSSSKKAFNKKRKKKRATR